The following proteins are co-located in the Hypomesus transpacificus isolate Combined female chromosome 23, fHypTra1, whole genome shotgun sequence genome:
- the senp7 gene encoding sentrin-specific protease 7 isoform X2: MMDRRKALTISLEVDKGDDSMMGNPFKIHKTLLSTPPGCRKVEAQIHWSRLGGHRSSLQDPQQEKGAVLGDHSQGALPQCHMLTQPRLVLTDVLTTDVGRTYLHKNRHGQGPKETGRGRGAGGRRARGRPSQYSRETWRGGGGGEEEPGEDWRTCGVTEEGYRDGGEPPGSTRPPGSLDPAAPGRCAQNGLKRRASLPAADPPIGPHQERRRSFHQRASEEEEEVVKMVIVGEEGVNGEEQRCSHTRDRDVSESCRSGRGRSQGGPLRVPELCPPQLIKAWDTDSGSDAEGNESHELRCNGRLQVGGRGLAGPWSSRRSVLRLSGEARRPEAGPGAGAGPTEGPTEGPAKRLRPDGQDPSDHPGIMMLTTGMEEGAGASPGPGVRVGVGVRGRRGTLGQNPSLDRTSTPSTAEPIVLSSDDEEPSGGAQTPQSSCSSVLQPLGELEPQGKRPNPQRGNSRMRRTTPKLIRVRVPGFPAPSAPRSNSSSIQALPFTDLYCGGLWAQASANATISAKRITIPLKDGRGQVQVVLQHPGLWRYSVWEQEDLRARGLAWEGPPGACSPPPTLLLLYLSNAQALCVQKQLRKLSVKPGPASTAEQPSPFLLLSLCSSLSGVEGALCRSVLDILCLGTWPYQASCSSPHGHAQSPGLSLEESLELITTSETDDQLLLLLCRTDRSEPENQDLVLDTVQVGDEEPGDEAPRLDGEKETESHTQLEMDLETHSQASTQASTPASTQASTPASTPASTQASTPASTPASTQASTQASTQASTPASTQASTQASTQASTQASTQANAQTEPQTELLTESHAESQMERLNPEGDRVEAEAAIKEGVSLPRPVYTLCHRRTGDSYSVSLCRKPDDSWSRYRHRGPARSLIQFPPPPTKGGITVAMEDLECLNYGQFLNDVIIDFYLKYLVLDRAPSDVAERSHVFSSFFYKQLTRRDNASEDGSSATARQKRHQRVKNWTRHVDIFKKDFLFVPVNQEAHWYLVVICFPGLEEPQSEAWACPASHRGPREENSGEPQADQEASVPKKDVSEAPAPVTGASSSQDRQMGVLESSQTESNVQSPPSPLDCTQQTCHRETVCKRPCILIMDSLRFSLHERVYKLLREYLQSEWEVRRGRERDFSSEQMRGSHCRVPLQDNSSDCGLYLLQFVESFLQDPVVHFDLPLRLELWFPRQQVRRKRDEIRDLVLRLYRLQRDNGTLGIVGS, translated from the exons ATGATGGACCGCAGGAAAGCCTTGACCATCTCACTGGAGGTGGACAAGGGTGACGATTCCATG ATGGGAAATCCATTCAAAATCCACAAAACACTCCTTTCCACACCGCCAGGGTGTAGGAAGGTAGAGGCACAG ATCCACTGGAGCCGGTTAGGAGGGCACAGGTCCAGCCTCCAGGATCCACAGCAGGAGAAGGGAGCAGTGTTAGGGGATCACAGCCAGGGGGCGCTGCCACAGTGCCACATGCTCAC GCAGCCCAGACTGGTCCTCACCGACGTCCTGACCACGGATGTCGGGCGCACCTACCTGCACAAGAACAGGCACGGCCAGGGTCccaaggagacagggagggggcggggggctggagggaggagggctcgAGGGAGGCCATCTCAGTacagcagagagacatggagaggaggaggaggaggagaggaggaaccgGGAGAGGATTGGAGGACATGCGGCGTGACGGAGGAGGGATACAGAGACGGAGGTGAACCTCCAGGCAGCACCAGACCGCCCGGCTCGCTGGACCCCGCTGCCCCGGGGCGCTGCGCCCAGAACGGGCTGAAGAGGAGGGCCTCGCTCCCCGCTGCAGACCCCCCCATCGGGCCCcatcaggagaggaggag GTCTTTCCATCAAAGGGCgtcggaggaggaagaggaggtggtgaaGATGGTGATCGTTGGAGAAGAGGGAGTCaatggagaggagcagagatgcAGTCACACAAGAG ACCGTGACGTGTCAGAGAGCTGTCGTTCTGGccgggggaggagtcagggtgGGCCTCTCAGGGTGCCGGAACTGTGTCCCCCACAATTAATCAAGGCCTGGGACACCGAttcaggaagtgatgctgaagGCAATGAG AGCCACGAGCTGCGCTGCAACGGCAGGCTGCAGGTGGGAGGGCGCGGGCTGGCCGGCCCGTGGAGCTCCAGGAGGAGCGTGCTGCGTCTGTCTGGGGAGGCCCGGAGGCCcgaggctgggcctggggctggggctgggcccaCGGAGGGGCCCACGGAGGGGCCCGCCAAGCGCCTCCGCCCGGACGGGCAGGATCCCTCCGACCACCCTGGGATAATGATGCTGACCACGGGGATGGAGGAAGGTGCTGGGGCGAGCCCGGGGCCTGGGGTCAGAGTGGGGGTGGgagtcagggggaggagagggacccTCGGACAGAACCCCAGCCTAGACAGGACCTCCACACCCAGCACTGCGGAGCCCA ttgtccTGTCTAGTGATGACGAGGAGCCCTCAGGGGGGGCCCAGACGCCCCAGTCTTCCTGCAGTTCCGTCCTCCAGCCACTGGGGGAGCTGGAGCCCCAGGGCAAGCGCCCAAACCCTCAGAGGGGCAACAGTCGGATGCGCAGGACCACTCCAAAG ttGATTCGTGTGAGGGTTCCAGGGTTCCCAGCCCCCTCAGCTCCAAGGTCAAACAGCTCCAGCATCCAGGCCCTGCCCTTCACTGACCTCTACTGTGGGGGGCTGTGGGCTCAGGCCAGCGCAAACGCCACG ATCTCAGCCAAGAGAATCACCATCCCTCTGAAAG ACGGGCGTGGCCAGGTCCAGGTGGTCCTGCAGCACCCAGGGCTGTGGAGGTACAGCGTGTGGGAGCAGGAGGACCTGAGGGCCCGGGGTCTGGCCTGGGAGGGGCCCCCTGGGGCatgctccccaccccccaccctcctcctcctctacctctccaaTGCCCAGGCCCTCTGCGTCCAGAAGCAGCTCCGAAAGCTCTCCGTCAAGCCTGGTCCTGCCTCCACGGCCG agcaGCCCAGTCCCTTCCTGCTGCTCAGTCTGTGCTCCTCACTGAGCGGAGTGGAGGGCGCCCTGTGTCGCTCTGTCCTGGATATCCTCTGCCTGGGCACGTGGCCCTACCAGGCCTCCTGCAGCTCACCCCACGGCCACGCCCAGAGCCCCggcctgtctctggaggagagcCTGGAGCTCATTACCACCAGCGAGACGGACGAccagctgctgctcctgctgtgCCGCACGGACCGGTCCGAGCCAGAGAACCAGGACCTGGTCCTGGACACTGTCCAGGTCGGGGATGAGGAACCAGGAGATGAGGCGCCGAGGTTagacggagagaaggagacggaatcacacacacagctggagatGGATTTAGAGACCCACAGCCAGGCTAGCACCCAGGCTAGCACCCCGGCTAGCACCCAGGCTAGCACCCCGGCTAGCACCCCGGCTAGCACCCAGGCTAGCACCCCGGCTAGCACGCCGGCTAGCACCCAGGCTAGCACCCAGGCTAGCACCCAGGCTAGCACCCCGGCTAGCACCCAGGCTAGCACCCAGGCTAGCACCCAGGCTAGCACCCAGGCTAGCACCCAGGCTAATGCCCAGACTGAGCCACAAACAGAACTACTGACAGAGTCGCATGCCGAGTCACAGATGGAAAGACTGAACCCagagggggacagggtagaAGCTGAAGCTGCTATAAAG GAGGGTGTGTCCCTGCCCAGACCCGTGTACACGCTGTGCCACCGCAGAACAGGAGATTCctactctgtctccctctgccgCAAACCAGACGACAGCTGGAGCCGCTACAGACACCGTGGGCCGGCACGCAG TCTGATTCAGTTCCCCCCTCCTCCGACAAAGGGGGGGATCACCGTGGCGATGGAAGACCTAGAGTGTCTCAACTACGGCCAGTTTCTGAATGACGTCATCATCGACTTCTACCTCAA gtatCTGGTCTTAGACAGGGCTCCGAGCGACGTGGCCGAGCGTTCTCACGTCTTCAGCAGCTTCTTCTACAAGCAGCTGACACGCAGGGACAACGCCAGCGAAGACGGCTCCAGCGCCAc TGCACGACAGAAGAGGCACCAGCGAGTGAAAAACTGGACTCGACACGTTGACATCTTCAAAAAGGACTTCCTGTTTGTGCCTGTCAATCAGGA AGCTCACTGGTACCTGGTGGTCATCTGCTTCCCCGGTCTCGAAGAGCCCCAGTCCGAGGCATGGGCTTGCCCAGCCTCGCACAGGGGACCCAGGGAGGAGAACTCAGGCGAGCCCCAGGCTGACCAGGAGGCCTCCGTACCCAAGAAGGACGTCAGCGAGGCACCAGCCCCAGTTACAGGCGCCAGCAGCAGCCAGGATAGGCAGATGG GTGTTTTGGAGAGCAGCCAGACTGAATCCAATGTGCAGTCTCCACCTAGTCCTCTG GACTGCACACAACAGACCTGCCACAGAGAAACCGTTTGCAAGAG ACCCTGTATTCTCATCATGGACTCCCTCAGGTTCTCTCTCCACGAACGCGTCTACAAACTGTTACGGGA gtaccTGCAGTCTGAGTGGGAGGTCcgcaggggcagggagagagacttcAGCTCTGAGCAGATGAGAGGCTCTCACTGTCGCGTCCCCCTGCAGGACAACAGCAGCGACTGCGGCCTCTATCTGCTGCAGTTCGTCGAGAGCTTTCTCCAG GATCCCGTGGTGCACTTTGACCTTCCCCTGCGCCTGGAGCTCTGGTTCCCACGGCAACAGGTGCGCAGGAAACGAGACGAGATCCGAGATCTGGTGCTTCGCCTATACAGACTCCAGAGGGACAATGGAACTCTGGGAATTGTAGGCAGCTAG
- the senp7 gene encoding sentrin-specific protease 7 isoform X3, with translation MMDRRKALTISLEVDKGDDSMIHWSRLGGHRSSLQDPQQEKGAVLGDHSQGALPQCHMLTQPRLVLTDVLTTDVGRTYLHKNRHGQGPKETGRGRGAGGRRARGRPSQYSRETWRGGGGGEEEPGEDWRTCGVTEEGYRDGGEPPGSTRPPGSLDPAAPGRCAQNGLKRRASLPAADPPIGPHQERRRSFHQRASEEEEEVVKMVIVGEEGVNGEEQRCSHTRDRDVSESCRSGRGRSQGGPLRVPELCPPQLIKAWDTDSGSDAEGNESHELRCNGRLQVGGRGLAGPWSSRRSVLRLSGEARRPEAGPGAGAGPTEGPTEGPAKRLRPDGQDPSDHPGIMMLTTGMEEGAGASPGPGVRVGVGVRGRRGTLGQNPSLDRTSTPSTAEPIVLSSDDEEPSGGAQTPQSSCSSVLQPLGELEPQGKRPNPQRGNSRMRRTTPKLIRVRVPGFPAPSAPRSNSSSIQALPFTDLYCGGLWAQASANATISAKRITIPLKVADHELALGARMDGRGQVQVVLQHPGLWRYSVWEQEDLRARGLAWEGPPGACSPPPTLLLLYLSNAQALCVQKQLRKLSVKPGPASTAEQPSPFLLLSLCSSLSGVEGALCRSVLDILCLGTWPYQASCSSPHGHAQSPGLSLEESLELITTSETDDQLLLLLCRTDRSEPENQDLVLDTVQVGDEEPGDEAPRLDGEKETESHTQLEMDLETHSQASTQASTPASTQASTPASTPASTQASTPASTPASTQASTQASTQASTPASTQASTQASTQASTQASTQANAQTEPQTELLTESHAESQMERLNPEGDRVEAEAAIKEGVSLPRPVYTLCHRRTGDSYSVSLCRKPDDSWSRYRHRGPARSLIQFPPPPTKGGITVAMEDLECLNYGQFLNDVIIDFYLKYLVLDRAPSDVAERSHVFSSFFYKQLTRRDNASEDGSSATARQKRHQRVKNWTRHVDIFKKDFLFVPVNQEAHWYLVVICFPGLEEPQSEAWACPASHRGPREENSGEPQADQEASVPKKDVSEAPAPVTGASSSQDRQMGVLESSQTESNVQSPPSPLDCTQQTCHRETVCKRPCILIMDSLRFSLHERVYKLLREYLQSEWEVRRGRERDFSSEQMRGSHCRVPLQDNSSDCGLYLLQFVESFLQDPVVHFDLPLRLELWFPRQQVRRKRDEIRDLVLRLYRLQRDNGTLGIVGS, from the exons ATGATGGACCGCAGGAAAGCCTTGACCATCTCACTGGAGGTGGACAAGGGTGACGATTCCATG ATCCACTGGAGCCGGTTAGGAGGGCACAGGTCCAGCCTCCAGGATCCACAGCAGGAGAAGGGAGCAGTGTTAGGGGATCACAGCCAGGGGGCGCTGCCACAGTGCCACATGCTCAC GCAGCCCAGACTGGTCCTCACCGACGTCCTGACCACGGATGTCGGGCGCACCTACCTGCACAAGAACAGGCACGGCCAGGGTCccaaggagacagggagggggcggggggctggagggaggagggctcgAGGGAGGCCATCTCAGTacagcagagagacatggagaggaggaggaggaggagaggaggaaccgGGAGAGGATTGGAGGACATGCGGCGTGACGGAGGAGGGATACAGAGACGGAGGTGAACCTCCAGGCAGCACCAGACCGCCCGGCTCGCTGGACCCCGCTGCCCCGGGGCGCTGCGCCCAGAACGGGCTGAAGAGGAGGGCCTCGCTCCCCGCTGCAGACCCCCCCATCGGGCCCcatcaggagaggaggag GTCTTTCCATCAAAGGGCgtcggaggaggaagaggaggtggtgaaGATGGTGATCGTTGGAGAAGAGGGAGTCaatggagaggagcagagatgcAGTCACACAAGAG ACCGTGACGTGTCAGAGAGCTGTCGTTCTGGccgggggaggagtcagggtgGGCCTCTCAGGGTGCCGGAACTGTGTCCCCCACAATTAATCAAGGCCTGGGACACCGAttcaggaagtgatgctgaagGCAATGAG AGCCACGAGCTGCGCTGCAACGGCAGGCTGCAGGTGGGAGGGCGCGGGCTGGCCGGCCCGTGGAGCTCCAGGAGGAGCGTGCTGCGTCTGTCTGGGGAGGCCCGGAGGCCcgaggctgggcctggggctggggctgggcccaCGGAGGGGCCCACGGAGGGGCCCGCCAAGCGCCTCCGCCCGGACGGGCAGGATCCCTCCGACCACCCTGGGATAATGATGCTGACCACGGGGATGGAGGAAGGTGCTGGGGCGAGCCCGGGGCCTGGGGTCAGAGTGGGGGTGGgagtcagggggaggagagggacccTCGGACAGAACCCCAGCCTAGACAGGACCTCCACACCCAGCACTGCGGAGCCCA ttgtccTGTCTAGTGATGACGAGGAGCCCTCAGGGGGGGCCCAGACGCCCCAGTCTTCCTGCAGTTCCGTCCTCCAGCCACTGGGGGAGCTGGAGCCCCAGGGCAAGCGCCCAAACCCTCAGAGGGGCAACAGTCGGATGCGCAGGACCACTCCAAAG ttGATTCGTGTGAGGGTTCCAGGGTTCCCAGCCCCCTCAGCTCCAAGGTCAAACAGCTCCAGCATCCAGGCCCTGCCCTTCACTGACCTCTACTGTGGGGGGCTGTGGGCTCAGGCCAGCGCAAACGCCACG ATCTCAGCCAAGAGAATCACCATCCCTCTGAAAG tggcAGATCATGAGCTCGCCCTGGGAGCAAGGATGG ACGGGCGTGGCCAGGTCCAGGTGGTCCTGCAGCACCCAGGGCTGTGGAGGTACAGCGTGTGGGAGCAGGAGGACCTGAGGGCCCGGGGTCTGGCCTGGGAGGGGCCCCCTGGGGCatgctccccaccccccaccctcctcctcctctacctctccaaTGCCCAGGCCCTCTGCGTCCAGAAGCAGCTCCGAAAGCTCTCCGTCAAGCCTGGTCCTGCCTCCACGGCCG agcaGCCCAGTCCCTTCCTGCTGCTCAGTCTGTGCTCCTCACTGAGCGGAGTGGAGGGCGCCCTGTGTCGCTCTGTCCTGGATATCCTCTGCCTGGGCACGTGGCCCTACCAGGCCTCCTGCAGCTCACCCCACGGCCACGCCCAGAGCCCCggcctgtctctggaggagagcCTGGAGCTCATTACCACCAGCGAGACGGACGAccagctgctgctcctgctgtgCCGCACGGACCGGTCCGAGCCAGAGAACCAGGACCTGGTCCTGGACACTGTCCAGGTCGGGGATGAGGAACCAGGAGATGAGGCGCCGAGGTTagacggagagaaggagacggaatcacacacacagctggagatGGATTTAGAGACCCACAGCCAGGCTAGCACCCAGGCTAGCACCCCGGCTAGCACCCAGGCTAGCACCCCGGCTAGCACCCCGGCTAGCACCCAGGCTAGCACCCCGGCTAGCACGCCGGCTAGCACCCAGGCTAGCACCCAGGCTAGCACCCAGGCTAGCACCCCGGCTAGCACCCAGGCTAGCACCCAGGCTAGCACCCAGGCTAGCACCCAGGCTAGCACCCAGGCTAATGCCCAGACTGAGCCACAAACAGAACTACTGACAGAGTCGCATGCCGAGTCACAGATGGAAAGACTGAACCCagagggggacagggtagaAGCTGAAGCTGCTATAAAG GAGGGTGTGTCCCTGCCCAGACCCGTGTACACGCTGTGCCACCGCAGAACAGGAGATTCctactctgtctccctctgccgCAAACCAGACGACAGCTGGAGCCGCTACAGACACCGTGGGCCGGCACGCAG TCTGATTCAGTTCCCCCCTCCTCCGACAAAGGGGGGGATCACCGTGGCGATGGAAGACCTAGAGTGTCTCAACTACGGCCAGTTTCTGAATGACGTCATCATCGACTTCTACCTCAA gtatCTGGTCTTAGACAGGGCTCCGAGCGACGTGGCCGAGCGTTCTCACGTCTTCAGCAGCTTCTTCTACAAGCAGCTGACACGCAGGGACAACGCCAGCGAAGACGGCTCCAGCGCCAc TGCACGACAGAAGAGGCACCAGCGAGTGAAAAACTGGACTCGACACGTTGACATCTTCAAAAAGGACTTCCTGTTTGTGCCTGTCAATCAGGA AGCTCACTGGTACCTGGTGGTCATCTGCTTCCCCGGTCTCGAAGAGCCCCAGTCCGAGGCATGGGCTTGCCCAGCCTCGCACAGGGGACCCAGGGAGGAGAACTCAGGCGAGCCCCAGGCTGACCAGGAGGCCTCCGTACCCAAGAAGGACGTCAGCGAGGCACCAGCCCCAGTTACAGGCGCCAGCAGCAGCCAGGATAGGCAGATGG GTGTTTTGGAGAGCAGCCAGACTGAATCCAATGTGCAGTCTCCACCTAGTCCTCTG GACTGCACACAACAGACCTGCCACAGAGAAACCGTTTGCAAGAG ACCCTGTATTCTCATCATGGACTCCCTCAGGTTCTCTCTCCACGAACGCGTCTACAAACTGTTACGGGA gtaccTGCAGTCTGAGTGGGAGGTCcgcaggggcagggagagagacttcAGCTCTGAGCAGATGAGAGGCTCTCACTGTCGCGTCCCCCTGCAGGACAACAGCAGCGACTGCGGCCTCTATCTGCTGCAGTTCGTCGAGAGCTTTCTCCAG GATCCCGTGGTGCACTTTGACCTTCCCCTGCGCCTGGAGCTCTGGTTCCCACGGCAACAGGTGCGCAGGAAACGAGACGAGATCCGAGATCTGGTGCTTCGCCTATACAGACTCCAGAGGGACAATGGAACTCTGGGAATTGTAGGCAGCTAG
- the senp7 gene encoding sentrin-specific protease 7 isoform X1 → MMDRRKALTISLEVDKGDDSMMGNPFKIHKTLLSTPPGCRKVEAQIHWSRLGGHRSSLQDPQQEKGAVLGDHSQGALPQCHMLTQPRLVLTDVLTTDVGRTYLHKNRHGQGPKETGRGRGAGGRRARGRPSQYSRETWRGGGGGEEEPGEDWRTCGVTEEGYRDGGEPPGSTRPPGSLDPAAPGRCAQNGLKRRASLPAADPPIGPHQERRRSFHQRASEEEEEVVKMVIVGEEGVNGEEQRCSHTRDRDVSESCRSGRGRSQGGPLRVPELCPPQLIKAWDTDSGSDAEGNESHELRCNGRLQVGGRGLAGPWSSRRSVLRLSGEARRPEAGPGAGAGPTEGPTEGPAKRLRPDGQDPSDHPGIMMLTTGMEEGAGASPGPGVRVGVGVRGRRGTLGQNPSLDRTSTPSTAEPIVLSSDDEEPSGGAQTPQSSCSSVLQPLGELEPQGKRPNPQRGNSRMRRTTPKLIRVRVPGFPAPSAPRSNSSSIQALPFTDLYCGGLWAQASANATISAKRITIPLKVADHELALGARMDGRGQVQVVLQHPGLWRYSVWEQEDLRARGLAWEGPPGACSPPPTLLLLYLSNAQALCVQKQLRKLSVKPGPASTAEQPSPFLLLSLCSSLSGVEGALCRSVLDILCLGTWPYQASCSSPHGHAQSPGLSLEESLELITTSETDDQLLLLLCRTDRSEPENQDLVLDTVQVGDEEPGDEAPRLDGEKETESHTQLEMDLETHSQASTQASTPASTQASTPASTPASTQASTPASTPASTQASTQASTQASTPASTQASTQASTQASTQASTQANAQTEPQTELLTESHAESQMERLNPEGDRVEAEAAIKEGVSLPRPVYTLCHRRTGDSYSVSLCRKPDDSWSRYRHRGPARSLIQFPPPPTKGGITVAMEDLECLNYGQFLNDVIIDFYLKYLVLDRAPSDVAERSHVFSSFFYKQLTRRDNASEDGSSATARQKRHQRVKNWTRHVDIFKKDFLFVPVNQEAHWYLVVICFPGLEEPQSEAWACPASHRGPREENSGEPQADQEASVPKKDVSEAPAPVTGASSSQDRQMGVLESSQTESNVQSPPSPLDCTQQTCHRETVCKRPCILIMDSLRFSLHERVYKLLREYLQSEWEVRRGRERDFSSEQMRGSHCRVPLQDNSSDCGLYLLQFVESFLQDPVVHFDLPLRLELWFPRQQVRRKRDEIRDLVLRLYRLQRDNGTLGIVGS, encoded by the exons ATGATGGACCGCAGGAAAGCCTTGACCATCTCACTGGAGGTGGACAAGGGTGACGATTCCATG ATGGGAAATCCATTCAAAATCCACAAAACACTCCTTTCCACACCGCCAGGGTGTAGGAAGGTAGAGGCACAG ATCCACTGGAGCCGGTTAGGAGGGCACAGGTCCAGCCTCCAGGATCCACAGCAGGAGAAGGGAGCAGTGTTAGGGGATCACAGCCAGGGGGCGCTGCCACAGTGCCACATGCTCAC GCAGCCCAGACTGGTCCTCACCGACGTCCTGACCACGGATGTCGGGCGCACCTACCTGCACAAGAACAGGCACGGCCAGGGTCccaaggagacagggagggggcggggggctggagggaggagggctcgAGGGAGGCCATCTCAGTacagcagagagacatggagaggaggaggaggaggagaggaggaaccgGGAGAGGATTGGAGGACATGCGGCGTGACGGAGGAGGGATACAGAGACGGAGGTGAACCTCCAGGCAGCACCAGACCGCCCGGCTCGCTGGACCCCGCTGCCCCGGGGCGCTGCGCCCAGAACGGGCTGAAGAGGAGGGCCTCGCTCCCCGCTGCAGACCCCCCCATCGGGCCCcatcaggagaggaggag GTCTTTCCATCAAAGGGCgtcggaggaggaagaggaggtggtgaaGATGGTGATCGTTGGAGAAGAGGGAGTCaatggagaggagcagagatgcAGTCACACAAGAG ACCGTGACGTGTCAGAGAGCTGTCGTTCTGGccgggggaggagtcagggtgGGCCTCTCAGGGTGCCGGAACTGTGTCCCCCACAATTAATCAAGGCCTGGGACACCGAttcaggaagtgatgctgaagGCAATGAG AGCCACGAGCTGCGCTGCAACGGCAGGCTGCAGGTGGGAGGGCGCGGGCTGGCCGGCCCGTGGAGCTCCAGGAGGAGCGTGCTGCGTCTGTCTGGGGAGGCCCGGAGGCCcgaggctgggcctggggctggggctgggcccaCGGAGGGGCCCACGGAGGGGCCCGCCAAGCGCCTCCGCCCGGACGGGCAGGATCCCTCCGACCACCCTGGGATAATGATGCTGACCACGGGGATGGAGGAAGGTGCTGGGGCGAGCCCGGGGCCTGGGGTCAGAGTGGGGGTGGgagtcagggggaggagagggacccTCGGACAGAACCCCAGCCTAGACAGGACCTCCACACCCAGCACTGCGGAGCCCA ttgtccTGTCTAGTGATGACGAGGAGCCCTCAGGGGGGGCCCAGACGCCCCAGTCTTCCTGCAGTTCCGTCCTCCAGCCACTGGGGGAGCTGGAGCCCCAGGGCAAGCGCCCAAACCCTCAGAGGGGCAACAGTCGGATGCGCAGGACCACTCCAAAG ttGATTCGTGTGAGGGTTCCAGGGTTCCCAGCCCCCTCAGCTCCAAGGTCAAACAGCTCCAGCATCCAGGCCCTGCCCTTCACTGACCTCTACTGTGGGGGGCTGTGGGCTCAGGCCAGCGCAAACGCCACG ATCTCAGCCAAGAGAATCACCATCCCTCTGAAAG tggcAGATCATGAGCTCGCCCTGGGAGCAAGGATGG ACGGGCGTGGCCAGGTCCAGGTGGTCCTGCAGCACCCAGGGCTGTGGAGGTACAGCGTGTGGGAGCAGGAGGACCTGAGGGCCCGGGGTCTGGCCTGGGAGGGGCCCCCTGGGGCatgctccccaccccccaccctcctcctcctctacctctccaaTGCCCAGGCCCTCTGCGTCCAGAAGCAGCTCCGAAAGCTCTCCGTCAAGCCTGGTCCTGCCTCCACGGCCG agcaGCCCAGTCCCTTCCTGCTGCTCAGTCTGTGCTCCTCACTGAGCGGAGTGGAGGGCGCCCTGTGTCGCTCTGTCCTGGATATCCTCTGCCTGGGCACGTGGCCCTACCAGGCCTCCTGCAGCTCACCCCACGGCCACGCCCAGAGCCCCggcctgtctctggaggagagcCTGGAGCTCATTACCACCAGCGAGACGGACGAccagctgctgctcctgctgtgCCGCACGGACCGGTCCGAGCCAGAGAACCAGGACCTGGTCCTGGACACTGTCCAGGTCGGGGATGAGGAACCAGGAGATGAGGCGCCGAGGTTagacggagagaaggagacggaatcacacacacagctggagatGGATTTAGAGACCCACAGCCAGGCTAGCACCCAGGCTAGCACCCCGGCTAGCACCCAGGCTAGCACCCCGGCTAGCACCCCGGCTAGCACCCAGGCTAGCACCCCGGCTAGCACGCCGGCTAGCACCCAGGCTAGCACCCAGGCTAGCACCCAGGCTAGCACCCCGGCTAGCACCCAGGCTAGCACCCAGGCTAGCACCCAGGCTAGCACCCAGGCTAGCACCCAGGCTAATGCCCAGACTGAGCCACAAACAGAACTACTGACAGAGTCGCATGCCGAGTCACAGATGGAAAGACTGAACCCagagggggacagggtagaAGCTGAAGCTGCTATAAAG GAGGGTGTGTCCCTGCCCAGACCCGTGTACACGCTGTGCCACCGCAGAACAGGAGATTCctactctgtctccctctgccgCAAACCAGACGACAGCTGGAGCCGCTACAGACACCGTGGGCCGGCACGCAG TCTGATTCAGTTCCCCCCTCCTCCGACAAAGGGGGGGATCACCGTGGCGATGGAAGACCTAGAGTGTCTCAACTACGGCCAGTTTCTGAATGACGTCATCATCGACTTCTACCTCAA gtatCTGGTCTTAGACAGGGCTCCGAGCGACGTGGCCGAGCGTTCTCACGTCTTCAGCAGCTTCTTCTACAAGCAGCTGACACGCAGGGACAACGCCAGCGAAGACGGCTCCAGCGCCAc TGCACGACAGAAGAGGCACCAGCGAGTGAAAAACTGGACTCGACACGTTGACATCTTCAAAAAGGACTTCCTGTTTGTGCCTGTCAATCAGGA AGCTCACTGGTACCTGGTGGTCATCTGCTTCCCCGGTCTCGAAGAGCCCCAGTCCGAGGCATGGGCTTGCCCAGCCTCGCACAGGGGACCCAGGGAGGAGAACTCAGGCGAGCCCCAGGCTGACCAGGAGGCCTCCGTACCCAAGAAGGACGTCAGCGAGGCACCAGCCCCAGTTACAGGCGCCAGCAGCAGCCAGGATAGGCAGATGG GTGTTTTGGAGAGCAGCCAGACTGAATCCAATGTGCAGTCTCCACCTAGTCCTCTG GACTGCACACAACAGACCTGCCACAGAGAAACCGTTTGCAAGAG ACCCTGTATTCTCATCATGGACTCCCTCAGGTTCTCTCTCCACGAACGCGTCTACAAACTGTTACGGGA gtaccTGCAGTCTGAGTGGGAGGTCcgcaggggcagggagagagacttcAGCTCTGAGCAGATGAGAGGCTCTCACTGTCGCGTCCCCCTGCAGGACAACAGCAGCGACTGCGGCCTCTATCTGCTGCAGTTCGTCGAGAGCTTTCTCCAG GATCCCGTGGTGCACTTTGACCTTCCCCTGCGCCTGGAGCTCTGGTTCCCACGGCAACAGGTGCGCAGGAAACGAGACGAGATCCGAGATCTGGTGCTTCGCCTATACAGACTCCAGAGGGACAATGGAACTCTGGGAATTGTAGGCAGCTAG